DNA sequence from the Nicotiana tomentosiformis chromosome 3, ASM39032v3, whole genome shotgun sequence genome:
TCCGAACGTGTCTCCGTTTCCATTGACGTCTATAACCATGGATCTCTGTTAGTACTCCTTGCTCTTTTATTTTTTACCGCTTTATGTAACCTTATACTCAAATCCAAAAGCGCAAAATGTATGTTTCTGTATTTGTATACATGTGTGTTGAACAATCTGATTCCTTTCTTTCTGAAATTTTGTTTATATTAGAATGGATTGTACACATGTAAGATAAGTCTGAATTGAATGAGGGAATTTGGGATCAAttcaatttttctttttaatttaaagTCAGTAACAGTCTAATTACTCAGCTCGACCCTTTAGTGCCAAAAAAAACCCCGGCAATTTGGTCGTCTATTTTTCTCATAGAAAAATAGTTAAAATTGGACATGGTTTGATTTGAAATATTTTAATAGGAAATGTATTTTGTGGAAATATTTTATctttagaaatcatgtctagatGGTTCTTAATGTTTGGAGGGTATAAAAATAGGTGGCATATACAGGGTAgatggaggatatgttacgagacTTGTGGTGCAATTTACATATAAGCGATGGGTGAAGAAAGTGACATGAAGTAAGAACTGGAAACTTCAAAGAAAATCACGTCATGTTTACTATTGTTTATATATACTTTCCCAGTAAATAGTACTCCTGTATTTTCTACTAACCCATCATTTGCGGCTTAAAGACTGTCACTGTCATATGGATGGCTCTGGTAATTTGCGTCCTTAATAGTGAAATTACTATGATGGAGTTActtgattaatttttttttactatgATGGAGTTCATAGTGGCTTCTGCATCTTCTTGTCTTCAATCTTTCTTTCTAGTCTTGCTTGGGAATTTGAGTTGTGACCCTTCtgacaattcataaaatattaggAATATTCTCCAATCCCCACTTGTGGATtccactaggttgttgttgtattaGGAATATTCTCCAATGGGAAAAGATTTATATCATTTTATGCTAAATTCTTTGATCTATCTTAATTTGCATAAGTTAATCGCCATAATTCATATTCTTCTCCTATTTGAATCCGAAACATTTATGCCATGTTAATATACAAATCTGGTTTGCACCTGCGTTGGCTGCTGGATCAACGTACCACAAGTCGTTTTTTTATTTGTGATATAGTAAAGGGTACATACTGCACACCTGTTTACTTGAGTGGGAGCGCACATCACTACGAGGTCCTGCTTTCACCCTTCATGTGGAAGGATGATAAGTTCAATCTATCTGAAAAGACTGTTTATCTTTTGTGAACTTGTGCAGTGCTATATATGATGTCAGTCTTACTGATGATAGCTGGTCTCCGAAAATATTTGATTTTGTGGCTGGAAACACCTCTCAGTCATGGGAAAGACTTGATGCGTAAGTTAAATCTTTTGCACATTCAAACTTGTATTCACTTCCTATTACTTGAGGCCTATGCCTCTCCAAATTTTCCTCTAGTTTGTTTGTTTCATTTAGTACTATTCTTTTGCTACATGTGATTGGCAGTGGCTCTCATGTTTCACACTCTTTTGAGTTGGAGTCCAAAGTGAAAACAACTTACTATAGCGCGCCTGCTGCCATAACATTCCGTATCCCTACGAAATCAAAACTACAGGTTTGATTAATGAAAATCTGTTAGGAGAGACGTATTGGTTGCCATCAgcttttatttctcaacttttacTTTTGCCATCTTATGGGCTATCTTCAGGAAGCATATTCTACGCCCATTCCGCCACTAGAAACCTTTGCAGAAAAAGCTGTTGGCTACAAATTTGACGCGGTAACCTTTGTCCTCCTTGCACAAGCATGAAATATGGTTTCCTTCTAATTGTTCTGTAAATATTTCTTGCTGTTCTGACTCATTATCTCTTATTTTACCAATCTGGCTGGTTTGGACTGGCTGCATACTCTCAGGCAAAGGTAACTTGAGACCTCTTCTTTATTATCTTCCATTTCTCCACTGCTCAAATTCTCTAAATTTCACTTGCCACAAAATGGAAAAAGCAAGTGGCGTTTTCGGAGATGCCTTTCTGTTAGTTTGTATGGGGAAGTTGTTTCAGGAATAGGGGAGACCAATTTAGGAGCTATTTCCTATTTGGAATAGTTCTAATGCATACAGTGTCATGGTGAAGTATAATTGCTCCTAGTATTATATATACTCTCATTACCTGTAGTGATAGAGCTAAGTTAATGTCTTCTTTTCCAAGGTGATACGAAAATCTGTTTATAATACTTGTTGTCTTTGTGCAGAAGCTGCTCGCAAAGTATGGATCCCATGTTTCTGTAGTTCTCGTCGTCCTATTGTTCGTGAGAGTTATTTCTACTCCATCATCAAAGTCAAGTGCTGGGAACTCAAAGAAAAAGCACTGATATTCTGTTACAAAGGCATAGCCCCATATAGAAATTGGTTTTTAAGCCAGTCAAAGGAAATATCTCAGCTAGGATACACATCTCAAACCGTAAAGAGCGCAAATCCGTTTAACTGCATTTTGATGAGCTGAATAATATATCGTATGAGTACTACTAGGTCTGCCTGTAAAACTTTTATGACTAACAACTAGTGGCGGGGGCAAGATTTCGCTAAGGGGTTCAAGAAAAGAATatgttaaaaaattaaaagagattGTGGCCTGAAAATTGAATAACGACCTTATAAAGGCTTTTACTTGACTACTGAACTATGTTTTTGGGTTGTGTTAAGAtgattcaaaatataaaatatagaGGTATAAATCGGATTTTGCCTTATATGTAGAGTGTAATTTTGGGTTCGAGTGAACCCCTTCCGCCCCCTAATTCTGCCTTTGTAACAACTAGTAAAGTCCGGCTTCTCTTTGCAATTTTGGAGATGCTCGCCTTGTCCAATTCATAATAACCCATTTCCGCCAATTTCAACTAACTGAGATGCTAATCAGGTAGGCGTAAAAATGAGTAGACGGTCATAACTCAAACTCGGAAATGGATACTTATTTAGACAAGAAAATTTGTATAtcaattaaatccaaaaatgttGATTTAAGAGCTCTTTGTGTTAACAATCCTAAAATTGCTGGATCATCATCCCCTAATTGATGTGCCCTTACTTACTCAGTTTCACTGGTGTGAATAAGGAAGAGGCATCCACTTCAGTAGTATACAATGCATGTAAGCATAGTATTGTTATTTGTCTTTTATAAGATCCAAAAAGATTAAAAAAGGATAGCTTGAGCACTTTGAAATTAGCATAGAATTGTTGGCAGTAATGTTCTTAACAAGTACGAGTTTTGGTGATTATGTAGTGGGGTTTCTATTCACAATATAAGGAGTCTAAAATTAGTATTTCATTATGTCATACAAACATTTTGATAACATGAGTCcaccaaataataaattaaaCTCCATAGTCTAAGCAgcatttttttctcaaaagtgtgttaaaattttataattatgATTATTGAGccaccaaaagaaaaaaaaaatactccacCTGAAATGAGAAGACAGCAACCGCCGGCCGCCGCATAAGTGGTGGAGCCAGCCGGTATATGGAacctaggggtgtcaatggttcggttcgaccggttattttataaaatttgtaccataccaatttttcggttattctattatgtataaccaaaattaaacttttcgaaaccgtcccaatcatgtcggtttctcttcggtatcggtacggttcggttaattttcggtattttttaaatatcatgtaaaatttaccagtagaagtagaatgcaataacatatgttcttttataggacttagcaaaactctctagacatttttactgtttaaatgatgatgaattaaaaaaatgaaagatggttagagtatagatccatcaactattctacaacaacgtaaaagaaaccaagcaaaggtaaaaaaaatataaatcacacgagtggaaagatattaaccaaactgggactcaagaataaagtctataaaagattaaatattcaaaaagataaatttaaattatatgaaaggaaacatattcaatacattgtagtttgttACTCATAATCactagaatactttgtgtcttgctgatgaagatacttgaaataagttagtttaagtagaagtagcataataggttttaggaattagtattttgagtttaattacttgttggcttgtaacaattttcataattccaaggcccaaaaaaaatttaatgcattattatttttaaacttattatataaatatattttttacatgtaaaatttattcggtacgtttcggtattttttcggtttatttttataaaataaaaaatttaccctaattatcggtgcgGTTATAAATATATATCAAAACTTTCGATTTCTTTaataaaaacctaaaaattgattCGGTGCGGTAAGATTCGATCGGTTTAGTAGGTTTTCGAATATAGGACTAATGGAGCCTACCGTAGCGTTCAATCTTGCAATCTCAGCACGTGTGACGTGGCATGCATCTGGAACTAAATATATGTAAATGATCTTTTACTCATTGGAATGTTCCTCAAAATCTTCCCCCTCACTTCTTTCATCTAAAAAAGAAGCTGAAAAATTCCCCttccatttttcttcttcacttCCCTTTTAATTTCCCAATTATCCATACATCTATACTACTCTCCTCAATGTACGCCTTTTTCTTCACATTCTTTTCCCCGAAACCCTAACTGGAGTTGTCAATGTCGGAGTTTCCGCCACCGGAGGATGACGGAGCAATGGTTGCACACGACAACGTCGGCTCCAAACGCCACCGTCGTCCCAGCGTCCGGCTAGG
Encoded proteins:
- the LOC104090010 gene encoding uncharacterized protein, with translation MATAAMTILAVLALFAVSSLTAASETPFVVAHKKASVVKLKSGSERVSVSIDVYNHGSLAIYDVSLTDDSWSPKIFDFVAGNTSQSWERLDAGSHVSHSFELESKVKTTYYSAPAAITFRIPTKSKLQEAYSTPIPPLETFAEKAVGYKFDAVTFLLAKYGSHVSVVLVVLLFVRVISTPSSKSSAGNSKKKH